In one Gossypium hirsutum isolate 1008001.06 chromosome D09, Gossypium_hirsutum_v2.1, whole genome shotgun sequence genomic region, the following are encoded:
- the LOC107892432 gene encoding uncharacterized protein: protein MEQQQVNQMEAGHVFVEGIKDAMVVNCRMARSMTVEVYSRHNETFRVTETISCRPSIPPRSYGVDLRNRRRDCRRFQTLHFPCAHVVAACAKVGLNIEQIIDEVYTIERTLRVWENEFPVLPDLSTWEVPPTTFELVPDIRLRRNLKGRPQSSRIHNEMDIREKSDRNLCGVCRLPGHNRNKCPLRNYHVGQSSQSGRN from the coding sequence atggagCAGCAGCAAGTGAACCAGATGGAGGCGGGACATGTCTTTGTCGAAGGCATTAAGGATGCAATGGTTGTAAACTGTCGAATGGCGAGGTCGATGACAGTAGAAGTATATTCACGGCATAATGAAACATTTCGAGTTACAGAGACCATCAGTTGTCGACCcagtataccacctaggtcctacggagttgatctccgaAATAGACGGCGCGATTGTAGGAGGTTTCAAACACTTCATTTTCCATGTGCACACGTCGTGGCAGCTTGTGCTAAAGTTGGGCTCAATATAGAACAAATTATCGATGAAGTGTACACCATCGAACGCACGTTGCGTGTATGGGAAAACGAGTTCCCCGTGCTTCCTGACCTATCTACTTGGGAGGTACCTCCGACGACCTTCGAGCTAGTCCCAGACATAAGGTTGCGTAGAAACCTGAAAGGTCGTCCGCAATCATCCAGAATCCATAacgaaatggacattagggagaaatctgacAGGAATTTGTGTGGCGTATGCAGATTACCCGGTCATAATCGGAATAAATGCCCTCTCCGAAACTACCATGTTGGACAATCGTCTCAATCGGGTAGAAATTAA